A stretch of DNA from Spirochaetota bacterium:
GCCATTGGCGATGTGATACGCATCGAAGCGCATATGGGAAAATGGGGCAAGCCGCGCGACTGGTGGCGTTCGAGCAAGTCGATATCCGGCGGCGTACTGTACGACTGGGGCGTACACCTCCTCGAGTACAGCCTGCAGATCATGAACGACGATATCGTCGAAGTGACCGGCTTCGCGAAAAAAGGCTTCTGGGGTCCGCAGATCAAATGGAAAAAGGACGCCATAGAGGATGAAGGTTATGCGGTCGTGCGCTTCAAGAAGGGCGCATGGCTTACGCTCACGATATCGAACATCGATTCGAACCCGAAGAACGGCTGGGTCGAAGTGACCGGCACGAAGGGCGCGTATGTGTTCGACGGCAATAATTGGCAGCTCATCTCGAGCAATATCGACGGTACGCAGTCGATAACCAAAGGCGTTAACCCGCCGACGGATTACAAGCCGTTCTATAAGAATATCGCCGATCATATAACGAAGGGAACGCCGCTTGTCATCACCGCGGAATGGGCGCGCCGTCCGATACACGTCATCGACCTTGCGTATAAGAGCGCAGCGCTCGGCAAAGCGGTGGCCGCGAAATATAAATAACGCATTGTTCCGCGAAAGGGATACGCATGAGCATTTCACCTGTAGCGCCGTTCGGCGCTCTTCCGTCCGCACGTCAGCTCGCATGGCATAGGCTCGAGTATTACGGTTTCGTCCACTTCACCACGAACACGTTCACCGATCTTGAATGGGGCTACGGCGATGAGAAGCCGTTGATATTCGACCCGAGCGCATGCTCCCCGAAACAGTGGGCGCGCGCCGCACACGAAGCGGGGATGAAAGGGCTCATACTCACCTGCAAGCATCATGACGGGTTCTGCCTCTGGCCGAGCAAATTCACCGAGCACTCCGTGAAGGCAAGCCCTTACAAGAACGGCAAGGGCGATATCGTCCGTGAATTCTTCGACGCCTGCGCTGAGTACGGACTTAAGACCGGCGTTTATCTCTCGCCGTGGGACAGGAATCATCCCGATTACGCGAAGCCGGAATACATCACCTATTACCGAAATCAGCTCCGCGAACTTCTCACCAATTACGGCGATGTGTTCGAAGTGTGGTTCGACGGTGCCAACGGCGGCGACGGCTACTACGGCGGTGCACGGGAGAAACGCTTCATCGACAAGGAACATTACTACGACTGGGCGAACACGCATGCGCTCGTACGCGGCCTTGCGCCGAACGCCGTCATGTTCAGCGATGCCGGCCCCGATATTCGCTGGGTCGGCAATGAATCCGGTTTCGCCGCTGAAACGATGTGGTGCACGATGAACATGGAAGGGCGATATCCGGGATATCATCCGGAAGGATATAACCCGTTCAACGATCTCGGTTACGGCCACGAGAACGGTACAACATGGCTCCCGCCGGAAGTCGATGTCTCGATACGCCCCGGCTGGTTCTGGCATGAGCGCCAGAATGCAGAGGTGCGATCGGTGGCGAATCTTCTCGCCATGTACTACGAATCCGTGGGCCGCGGCGCGACGCTTCTGCTCAATATCCCGCCCGACCGCCGCGGGCTTTTCCATGAGATCGATGTTGAACGCCTTGCCGGTTTCCGCGCTGCACGCGACGCTGTGTTCAAGACCGATGTTGTCCTCGGGGCAGCGCTCACGGCAAAGAACGTACGCGGCAATGACAGGCGATTCGCGGTAAAGAATCTCATCGACGGCAATGACGGGACCTATTGGGCGACCGACGACGGCGTTACGGCATCATCGATCGATATCGTGTTCCCCTCGCCGACGACGGTGAACAATCTGCTCATCCAGGAATATATCGCGCTCGGTCAGCGTGTGACCTCGTGGAAGCTCGAAGCGGAGACCGCATCCGGCTTTACACCCGTGACACAGGGAACGACGATAGGGTACAAACGCCTCGCGCGCTTCAGCGATATCACTGCGCGCCGTTTCCGTGTGCGCATCGAAGCGAAAGCGCCGATAGTGCTTTCCCGCATCGGCTTGTTTCATGCGCCGGTATTCCTTGAGGACCCGCTCATTGCTCGCGACAGGAACGGTGCCGTGAGCATCAGCGCGGGGAGTGCCGCACGCGTCCGCTATACGCTCAACGGGAGAACGCCGGACGCAGCATCGCCGATATTTGAAAAACCCGTCTCTCTTTCCGAAGGAGGGCTCGTACGCGCCGCCGTGTTCCCGGCTGATAATCCCGGCGCGATGTCGCTCGGCAAGGCGACGACGCTCGAGAAGCGCTTCGGGTATGCGAAAAAGGATTGGCGCGTCGTGCGGGCAAGCAGCGCGGAGACGCAGTATGACAATAAGGCGGAGAACGCCATCGACGATGATCCGAAAACGATATGGCATACGAAATGGAGCGGCGGAACGCCGCTACCGCCCCCGCATGAGATCATCATCGATCTCGGGAAGCCCCTTGCCATCGGCGCATTCGGTTATCTCCCGCGGCAGGACGGGCACGGCGGTGCGCTCGCAGAGATATATCTTTTCGGCGTGAGCGATGACGGCGTTTCATGGAAAAAAGCGGCGGGCGGGCGATTCGACAATATCGTGAACAATCCTGTTCTGCAGGTCGTGCCGCTGAAAAAGCCGCTGTCGGCGCGCTATATCAAGTTCACCGTAGTGACATCCGCAGGGGATCATGCCTCCGCATGCGCGGCAGAGATCGATGTGTTCCCGCCGGAACGGCAGGCGTCCGCGAAAACACCGGAGAAGGAACGAAAAGCGGCCGTCACGGCACATGCGGGAAAAAAGCGCGCATCCGCTTCACCCAAAAAGAAGGGTGTACGCCGCACGGCAGCAAAGGAACGAGCGACACAGAAAAAGCGAAAAAGCATACGGCAAAAGCCGGTGCATAAAAAAGCCAGGAGGAAATAATGGCTGAAATAAAACCGATTTCGGTGCAGCTCTATTCGCTGCGCGAGGAAGCGAAAGTGAACCCCATTGCCGTCATCGAGCGGCTCGGGAAGATCGGCTACAAGGGAGTGGAGCCCGCGGGCTTCTATGACCTTGGGCCGGCGAAATTGAGGAAGGTCGTCGAGGACAACGGCATGGTCGTGTCATCGAGCCACGGACCGTGGGTGCGGGAACTGACGAACGTTCAGGAAGCCGTCGACACGGCCGGCATTCTCGGGCTTGACTGCGCCTGCACCGGCTTCGGGCAGGACCAGTTCAAGACGCTCGACGAGATAAAGAAGACGGCGGAAAAGCTCAATGCCATCGCCGATGCGCTTGAGAAGCACAAGATAAAGCTCTTCATCCATAATCACTGGTGGGAATATGTCGTCGTCGACGGCAAGCTCGCCTATGATCATTTCGCCGCGCTCGCACCGAAAATATGGTTCGAGATCGATGCGTACTGGGCGAGCAATTTCCAGGCGAACGACCCTGCGAAGGAAACGGCGAAGCTCAAGAAGCGGACGATATTCCTCCATATCAAGGACGGCCCGCTCGAGAAGGATAAAGCGATGCTTGCGCTCGGTACGGGCAAACTGAACATCCCGCCGATAATACAAGCCGCCGATCCTGCGGTGCTTCGCTGGGTCATCGTGGAGCTTGACCGCTGTGATACGGACATGTTCACCGCGATAGAACAGAGCTACACGTACCTGACGAAGAACAAGCTTGCGGCAGGAAATAAATAATCACCCACCCCACCCCCGACCCCTCCCCTCTCTCACGGGGATGTGAGAGAGGGGAGGGGCGAGTGGAAAACCAAGGAGAGAACAGATAATGAGCAAAACCATAAAAATCGGCATTATCAGCGCAGGACAGATATCGAAGAACCACGCTGAAGGATATAAGAAAGCTGGCGCTGAGGTCGTGGCGATATGCGATCCGGTGGAAGCGGCTCGCACGACGCGTGCAAAAGAATACAGCATCCCGAACGCGTATGAGACCGCAGAAGAGCTTATCAAGAAGCATCCGGAGATCGATGCGGTGTCCGTATGCTCACCCAATTCGTTCCACGCGAAATTTGTCATCATGGCGCTTGAAGCGGGAAAACATGTCATGACCGAAAAGCCCATGGCGATGAACGTCGAGGAAGCGGAGGCGATGGTCGCCGCTGCGAAGAAGGCGAAGAAGATACTCATGTGCGGGCACAATCAGCGATTCACGCCCGAAGCGCAGAAGGTCAATGATCTCCGCGAGGACGGCACGCTCGGGAAAGTATATCACGCGAAATGTGCATGGATACGCCGCCGCGGCATACCCGGGCTCGGACGCTGGTTCACAACGAAAGCACTTTCCGGCGGCGGACCGCTCATCGATATCGGCATTCACGTCATCGACCGTACGTGGTATATGATGGGAAAGCCCAAGCCCATCGCGGTATCCGGCATGACATATAATGTGTTCGGCAAGGACATCAAGAAATATGTGTGCACCGGCATGTGGGCAGGCCCGCGCGACCCCAAAGGCATCATGGATGTAGAAGATTTCGCAAGCGCGTTCGTGCGCTTCGATAACGGCGCTTCCATGACAATAGAAGTGTCGTGGGCCGCGAACCGTGTCGATGAGAATTCGTGGTCGCTTATCATGGGCGATAAGAACGGCGCGCTTGTCAACAATGACGGCATATCGCTTTACGGCGAACGCGGCAGCGCACTTGCTACCGAAAAGATCGATTTCGACAAGTCAGAATACAAGGACCGCCACGGCCATTTCATCGACTGCGTGCAGAACGGCGTTACCTGTACCTGCCCCGGCGAGGACGGACTTGCGATACAGAAGGTGCTTAACGGCATTTATCAGTCGTCGGAGAAGAACGCGGAAGTGAAAATATAATTTGTTCGCAGGCGGGGTCGCCCCTCGACATCGCTCGGGGACCGCGTACCTCGCCTGCGAATATCGTATTCGGAGGTTCATATGGCAAAAGTGAATGTAGGTGTCATCGGCTTGGGCTTCATCGGGCCGGCGCATATGGAAGCGCTTCGGCGTACCGGCATCGTGAACGTCGTGGCGTTCTCGGACAATAATCCCGATGTAGCGAAGAAAAGCGCCGATCAGCTCGGTGTGGACAAGTACTACATCGATTACAAGGAGCTCCTGAAGGACCCGAACATTCAGGCGGTGCATGTATGCACGCCGAATTTCCTTCACTACCCGATGGTCAAGGATGCCCTCCTCGCAGGCAAGCATGTTATCTGCGAGAAGCCGCTTGCGACCACCGCGAAGGAAGCAAAGGAACTCGTGGAGCTCGCTGAAAAGCAGAAAGTACAGAACGCGGTGAATTTCAATCTGCGTTTCTACCCCATCGTCCGCGAAGTGAAAACGATGGCGGCGAAGGGGGATCTTGGGCGTATCTATGCGATACACGGTTCGTATCTCCAGGACTGGCTCTACTACGAGACCGATTACAACTGGCGTCTTGAACCGGCGATGTCCGGCGAATCGCGGGCGATAGCGGATATCGGATCGCATTGGATGGACATGATAGAGAACATCTCCGGCGTGAAGATCGAGGCGGTGTTCGCGGATCTCCTCACCGTGCACGAGAAGCGCAAGAAACCGACAAAACCGGTGGAGACGTATTCGGGCAAGATGCTGAAGCCCGAGGATTATATCGACGTTCCCATCACGACCGAGGATTATGCGACGGTGCTCTTCAAGTTCAACAATGGATCGCGCGGCGTACTCACGGTCAGTCAGGTCTCCGCGGGGCGGAAGAACCGCCTGTACTTCGAGATAGACGGTTCGAAAAAAGCCGTATCGTACGATTCCGAGCGGCCCAATGAGCTCTGGATCGGCAATCGCGACAAGGCGAACGAACATCTTCTGAAAGACCCCTCGCTTCTCTCACCGGAAGCACGCGGCATCGTGAGCTATCCGGGCGGCCACAATGAAGGCTTCCCCGATACGTTCAAGCAGATGTACAAGGAGTACTACGGGCGCATCCTTGCCGGCGGCACAGGCCCTGTCAATTATGCG
This window harbors:
- a CDS encoding Gfo/Idh/MocA family oxidoreductase; amino-acid sequence: MSKTIKIGIISAGQISKNHAEGYKKAGAEVVAICDPVEAARTTRAKEYSIPNAYETAEELIKKHPEIDAVSVCSPNSFHAKFVIMALEAGKHVMTEKPMAMNVEEAEAMVAAAKKAKKILMCGHNQRFTPEAQKVNDLREDGTLGKVYHAKCAWIRRRGIPGLGRWFTTKALSGGGPLIDIGIHVIDRTWYMMGKPKPIAVSGMTYNVFGKDIKKYVCTGMWAGPRDPKGIMDVEDFASAFVRFDNGASMTIEVSWAANRVDENSWSLIMGDKNGALVNNDGISLYGERGSALATEKIDFDKSEYKDRHGHFIDCVQNGVTCTCPGEDGLAIQKVLNGIYQSSEKNAEVKI
- a CDS encoding alpha-L-fucosidase; protein product: MSISPVAPFGALPSARQLAWHRLEYYGFVHFTTNTFTDLEWGYGDEKPLIFDPSACSPKQWARAAHEAGMKGLILTCKHHDGFCLWPSKFTEHSVKASPYKNGKGDIVREFFDACAEYGLKTGVYLSPWDRNHPDYAKPEYITYYRNQLRELLTNYGDVFEVWFDGANGGDGYYGGAREKRFIDKEHYYDWANTHALVRGLAPNAVMFSDAGPDIRWVGNESGFAAETMWCTMNMEGRYPGYHPEGYNPFNDLGYGHENGTTWLPPEVDVSIRPGWFWHERQNAEVRSVANLLAMYYESVGRGATLLLNIPPDRRGLFHEIDVERLAGFRAARDAVFKTDVVLGAALTAKNVRGNDRRFAVKNLIDGNDGTYWATDDGVTASSIDIVFPSPTTVNNLLIQEYIALGQRVTSWKLEAETASGFTPVTQGTTIGYKRLARFSDITARRFRVRIEAKAPIVLSRIGLFHAPVFLEDPLIARDRNGAVSISAGSAARVRYTLNGRTPDAASPIFEKPVSLSEGGLVRAAVFPADNPGAMSLGKATTLEKRFGYAKKDWRVVRASSAETQYDNKAENAIDDDPKTIWHTKWSGGTPLPPPHEIIIDLGKPLAIGAFGYLPRQDGHGGALAEIYLFGVSDDGVSWKKAAGGRFDNIVNNPVLQVVPLKKPLSARYIKFTVVTSAGDHASACAAEIDVFPPERQASAKTPEKERKAAVTAHAGKKRASASPKKKGVRRTAAKERATQKKRKSIRQKPVHKKARRK
- a CDS encoding Gfo/Idh/MocA family oxidoreductase; this encodes MAKHRKPSDIKVGVIGYGGAFNMGKAHLNQMKAAGMTPWAVTELDPARLAEAAKDFPGIETYDSVEAMLARSPVNLVVIITPHDSHAPLALKCLAAGKSVVCEKPFAITTKECDAMIALAKQKRLTLSTYHNRHWDGCVLEALKHIRKGAIGDVIRIEAHMGKWGKPRDWWRSSKSISGGVLYDWGVHLLEYSLQIMNDDIVEVTGFAKKGFWGPQIKWKKDAIEDEGYAVVRFKKGAWLTLTISNIDSNPKNGWVEVTGTKGAYVFDGNNWQLISSNIDGTQSITKGVNPPTDYKPFYKNIADHITKGTPLVITAEWARRPIHVIDLAYKSAALGKAVAAKYK
- a CDS encoding TIM barrel protein; the protein is MAEIKPISVQLYSLREEAKVNPIAVIERLGKIGYKGVEPAGFYDLGPAKLRKVVEDNGMVVSSSHGPWVRELTNVQEAVDTAGILGLDCACTGFGQDQFKTLDEIKKTAEKLNAIADALEKHKIKLFIHNHWWEYVVVDGKLAYDHFAALAPKIWFEIDAYWASNFQANDPAKETAKLKKRTIFLHIKDGPLEKDKAMLALGTGKLNIPPIIQAADPAVLRWVIVELDRCDTDMFTAIEQSYTYLTKNKLAAGNK
- a CDS encoding Gfo/Idh/MocA family oxidoreductase; the protein is MAKVNVGVIGLGFIGPAHMEALRRTGIVNVVAFSDNNPDVAKKSADQLGVDKYYIDYKELLKDPNIQAVHVCTPNFLHYPMVKDALLAGKHVICEKPLATTAKEAKELVELAEKQKVQNAVNFNLRFYPIVREVKTMAAKGDLGRIYAIHGSYLQDWLYYETDYNWRLEPAMSGESRAIADIGSHWMDMIENISGVKIEAVFADLLTVHEKRKKPTKPVETYSGKMLKPEDYIDVPITTEDYATVLFKFNNGSRGVLTVSQVSAGRKNRLYFEIDGSKKAVSYDSERPNELWIGNRDKANEHLLKDPSLLSPEARGIVSYPGGHNEGFPDTFKQMYKEYYGRILAGGTGPVNYATFKDGLRELELCDKIIESAKNEKWVKV